One window of Leishmania infantum JPCM5 genome chromosome 8 genomic DNA carries:
- a CDS encoding cyclopropane-fatty-acyl-phospholipid syntahse — translation MENRPHEDSESKEAAAAALLSRESYESVQRLSKCPSDLPSSENRYEVIAAAMKGDDHGMGGSTSRVVNYGGPHGNGSLFSMSKAEYAKLEKREAKYLRIAQKILSACGITIGGDKPYDMVVHNPMLFRRVIRKGSLGLGEAYMEGWWDTRDFYALDDFFKRILQSGIEYYFPNNAKDMLNIIRAKVHNPQTKSKSRRVGMQHYDIGNEFFRNMLGPRMQYSCAYWEKHVGSAEDHMIKPVETLDEAQELKLHMIGEKLRLRPGMEVLDCGCGWGALAAFLSEKYSVKVTGITISEEQREGAARLVKDDPNVTILNRDYRDATFDRKFDRIVSVGMFEHVGPKNYKTFFKHMRRLLRDDDPEAVLLLHTIGSKTTMSSADQWYLKYIFPGGCLPSISSIGKGIEAYFVMEDLHNFGFFYGLTLLAWRSNFLVHWNKSAESTKPGADAFFRMFYYYLSSSAGAFEARDLQLWQVVLSPKGTPGYVSVYRP, via the coding sequence ATGGAAAACCGGCCACACGAGGACTCCGAATCGaaggaagcggcagcggcggcgctcttgTCGCGTGAATCGTACGAATCCGTGCAGAGGCTGTCGAAGTGCCCCAGCGACTTACCCAGCAGCGAGAACCGCTACGAggtcatcgccgccgccatgaaGGGTGACGACCACGGCATGGGCGGCAGCACGAGCCGCGTAGTCAACTACGGTGGCCCGCACGGCAACGGAAGCCTGTTCAGCATGAGCAAGGCGGAGTACGCGAAgctggagaagagggaggccaAGTACTTGCGCATCGCCCAGAAGATCCTGAGTGCTTGTGGCATTACCATTGGCGGCGATAAGCCATACGACATGGTCGTGCACAACCCGATGCTGTTCCGCCGCGTTATCCGCAAGGGCAGTCTTGGCCTCGGTGAGGCCTACATGGAGGGTTGGTGGGACACCCGCGACTTCTATGCCCTGGACGACTTCTTCAAGCGCATTCTGCAGAGTGGGATCGAGTACTACTTTCCAAATAACGCCAAAGACATGCTCAACATCATCCGCGCCAAGGTGCACAACCCGCAAACCAAGTCGAAGAGTCGCAGGGTGGGTATGCAGCACTACGACATCGGCAACGAGTTCTTTCGAAACATGCTGGGGCCGCGCATGCAATACAGCTGCGCGTATTGGGAGAAGCACGTCGGCTCCGCCGAAGACCACATGATTAAGCCGGTGGAGACGCTGGACGAGGCGCAGGAGCTAAAGCTGCACATGATTggcgagaagctgcgcctgcgtccAGGGATGGAGGTGCTTGATTGCGGCTGTGGGTGGGGCGCTCTGGCGGCGTTTCTGAGCGAGAAGTACAGCGTGAAGGTGACAGGCATCACGATCtccgaggagcagcgcgagggtGCCGCGCGTTTGGTGAAGGACGACCCGAACGTGACTATCCTCAACCGCGACTACCGCGACGCCACCTTCGACCGCAAGTTTGACCGCATCGTGAGCGTCGGCATGTTCGAGCACGTTGGCCCCAAGAACTACAAGACCTTTTTCAAGCACATGCGCCGTCTActgcgcgacgacgacccGGAAGCGGTTCTGTTGCTGCACACCATCGGCAGCAAGACGACCATGAGCAGCGCCGATCAGTGGTACCTCAAGTACATTTTTCCAGGCGGCTGTCTGCCGAGCATTTCGAGTATTGGCAAGGGCATCGAGGCGTATTTTGTCATGGAGGACCTGCATAACTTCGGCTTCTTCTATGGCTTGACGCTGCTTGCCTGGCGCTCGAACTTTCTCGTTCACTGGAACAAGTCGGCCGAGAGCACGAAGCCCGGCGCGGATGCGTTTTTTCGCATGTTCTACTACTAcctgagcagcagcgctggcgccttCGAGGCACGTGACCTTCAGCTGTGGCAAGTGGTCCTGAGCCCGAAGGGGACACCTGGGTACGTCAGCGTGTACCGGCCGTAA
- a CDS encoding translation initiation factor-like protein, whose product MIREVGRQRRRNADSDESSSEDEQQQTTTTVQETTAAAPPARVRAKAPAAAVVSAPSMTLHADPTATQVTAPSAVSAETTNSEGGSNEDAPSSAAAAAPSNEFSEEMEAIDYDALTYAALLDIMNRASRPAIEELMAQKEQQVESTMQQQQNQRVERFLDVATTSSAAAAEANGSGAEEEAAEGYRYNTMLTRLFEALNRNNEGSAMTERNQLPVPILERMGKKKTVIANFGRICDAFHRPMEDVKDFIEKELSIRGNLDSNNALILKFEIRKQTDFDRVLIKYLDEYVKCNSCHRIDTTLTKDGRRLELRCNVCTATRTVTAAGTATFSAQIEKRSRQRAAMIL is encoded by the coding sequence ATGATACGTGAAGTcggccgccagcgtcgtcgcaacgccgacagcgacgagagcagcagcgaggatgagcagcagcagacgacCACGACGGTGCAggagacgacggcggcagcgcctccagcccgcgtgcgcgcgaaggcgcctgccgcggctgtggtGAGCGCGCCGAGCATGACGCTGCACGCCGACCCGACGGCAACCCaggtgacggcgccgtccgCGGTCTCGGCGGAGACGACGAACTCGGAGGGCGGCTCGAACGAGGATGCCCCGTCctcggccgcggccgcggcgccgtccaACGAGTTCTCTGAAGAAATGGAGGCGATCGACTACGACGCGCTGACGTatgccgcgctgctcgacATAATGAATCGCGCAAGCCGCCCGGCGATTGAGGAGCTGATGGCGCAGAAAGAGCAGCAAGTGGAGTcgacgatgcagcagcagcagaaccaGCGTGTGGAGCGCTTCCTCGAcgtggcgacgacgagctcggccgccgcggcggaggcgaacggcagtggcgccgaggaggaggcagcggagggcTACCGCTACAACACGATGCTGACGCGCCTCTTCGAGGCTCTGAACCGAAACAATGAAGGCAGCGCCATGACGGAGCGCAACCAGCTGCCGGTGCCCATCCTGGAGCGTATGGGTAAGAAGAAGACGGTTATCGCCAACTTTGGTCGCATCTGCGACGCCTTTCACCGCCCCATGGAGGACGTGAAGGACTTTATTGAGAAGGAGCTGTCCATCCGCGGCAACCTCGATAGCAACAACGCGCTCATTCTCAAGTTTGAGATCCGCAAGCAGACGGACTTCGATCGTGTGCTAATCAAGTACCTCGATGAGTACGTGAAGTGCAACTCGTGCCACCGCATTGACACCACGCTCACCAAGGATGGCCGTCGTCTGGAGCTGCGCTGCAACGTGTGCACTGCGACGCGCACGGTcacggccgccggcacggcCACGTTCAGCGCTCAGATCGAGAAGCGCTCTCGCCAGCGTGCCGCCATGATCCTGTGA